Proteins encoded within one genomic window of Granulicella pectinivorans:
- a CDS encoding hydantoinase B/oxoprolinase family protein — protein sequence MKGFSSVTLEILWNRLLSVCNEQQVTLLRTAFSTVVRESQDLACGVFDARGQMIAQSMTGTPGHINAMATGVRHFLEAYPPETLADGDVLLTNDPWQTAGQINDMTVLTPVFREGSIVAYFASTCHAPDIGGRILSAEAREVYEEGLRIPITKLFAQGVVNAELIKLIRANVRTPEETVGDLYAQTSSNAVGARSLLHLMGEFGLESMEPLADEIIARSEAALRAAIEKIPNGIYEAETWSDGFEEPVRIKVTVTVKDRDIHIDFAGSSMQSRRGINVVLNYTQAYASFAIKAVVSPEVPHNDGSFRPVHVSAPLGSILNCREPAAVASRHLIGHFLPGVIFAALAPAMPGRLMAGGSEPVWISVLRGETAAGSPFLVSHFQLGGAGARATKDGLSTTGFPSGVGGVPAEIIESLSPLMQHHRELRVDSGGAGEFRGGLGQATEMRNLSGRPWEISGMADRIQYPGLGLEGGQPGARGEMLVDREAVPAKTLRGLSPEARVELNLPGGGGYGSPTNRPAERVLDDVVKGYVSIEAAEREYGVVVRYVGSEDRLVRLPQHYVLDEEATTWLRGRRSM from the coding sequence ATGAAAGGCTTCAGCTCAGTCACGCTTGAGATTCTCTGGAACCGGCTGCTTTCGGTGTGCAACGAGCAGCAGGTCACGCTGCTGCGGACAGCCTTCTCGACGGTGGTGCGGGAGTCGCAGGATCTGGCGTGCGGGGTGTTCGACGCGCGCGGGCAGATGATCGCGCAGTCCATGACCGGAACGCCCGGGCACATCAATGCGATGGCTACGGGCGTGCGGCACTTTTTGGAGGCGTATCCTCCGGAGACGCTCGCCGACGGCGATGTTCTGCTGACGAACGACCCCTGGCAGACCGCGGGGCAGATCAATGACATGACGGTGTTGACTCCGGTGTTTCGCGAGGGGAGCATCGTCGCCTACTTTGCGAGTACGTGTCATGCGCCGGATATTGGCGGACGCATCCTCTCGGCGGAGGCGCGTGAGGTGTACGAGGAGGGCCTGCGCATCCCGATCACGAAGCTGTTTGCGCAGGGTGTGGTGAATGCAGAGCTGATCAAGCTGATCCGCGCCAATGTGCGGACGCCGGAGGAGACGGTGGGCGATCTGTACGCGCAGACGTCTTCGAATGCTGTCGGCGCGCGGAGCCTGCTGCACCTGATGGGGGAGTTTGGGCTGGAGTCGATGGAGCCGCTGGCGGACGAGATTATCGCGCGGTCCGAGGCAGCATTGCGAGCGGCCATTGAAAAGATTCCGAACGGCATATACGAGGCGGAGACGTGGAGCGATGGCTTCGAGGAGCCGGTGCGGATCAAGGTGACAGTCACGGTGAAGGACCGCGACATCCACATTGATTTTGCAGGGTCCTCGATGCAGAGCCGGCGCGGCATCAACGTGGTACTGAACTACACGCAGGCGTATGCGTCGTTTGCGATCAAGGCGGTTGTCAGCCCGGAGGTGCCGCATAACGATGGGTCTTTCCGCCCTGTGCATGTGTCGGCGCCGCTGGGCTCGATTCTGAACTGCCGGGAGCCTGCGGCGGTGGCCTCGCGACATCTGATCGGGCATTTTCTGCCGGGGGTGATCTTTGCGGCGCTGGCTCCGGCGATGCCGGGGAGGCTGATGGCGGGTGGGTCGGAGCCGGTGTGGATCTCGGTGCTGCGGGGTGAGACGGCGGCGGGATCGCCGTTTCTCGTGAGCCACTTTCAGCTTGGCGGAGCGGGAGCGCGGGCGACGAAGGATGGGCTGAGCACGACGGGGTTTCCGAGCGGCGTGGGTGGTGTGCCGGCGGAGATTATCGAGTCGCTGTCGCCTCTGATGCAGCATCACCGGGAGCTGCGAGTGGACTCGGGTGGCGCGGGAGAGTTTCGCGGCGGGCTGGGGCAGGCGACCGAGATGCGCAATCTCTCGGGGAGGCCGTGGGAGATCTCCGGGATGGCCGATCGGATTCAGTATCCGGGGCTGGGGCTTGAAGGAGGGCAGCCGGGAGCGCGCGGCGAGATGCTGGTCGACCGAGAGGCCGTACCCGCGAAGACGCTGCGCGGGCTCAGTCCGGAGGCGCGGGTTGAGCTGAACCTGCCGGGTGGCGGCGGGTATGGGTCGCCTACGAATCGGCCCGCGGAGAGAGTCCTGGACGATGTCGTCAAGGGGTATGTTTCGATCGAGGCGGCGGAGCGAGAGTATGGCGTCGTGGTGCGATATGTGGGGTCGGAGGATCGGCTTGTTCGCCTTCCGCAGCACTATGTGCTGGACGAAGAGGCAACGACATGGCTGCGGGGCCGGCGCTCCATGTGA
- a CDS encoding hydantoinase/oxoprolinase family protein has protein sequence MGMLRAGVDIGGTFTDLIVVDGETGAFTIGKTLTTPGDPSLAIETALVESGQPVGALRDLVHGTTLVTNALIERKGDLTALMTTEGFRDAVEIGRENRYDLYDLGIELPVPLVPRYLRFGVPERTLADGAVLHIVDVAFVEKLARELAEHGIVAIAVTFLNSFAHAANERAAREAILRAAPGMRVSISSEVSPTIREFERTSTTIANVYVQARVERYLRDLEARLERMEFGGNFLLMLSSGGVATAATAIAFPIRLLESGPAAGALAAATYGMASGHPDLVSFDMGGTTAKFCVIDDGKPLIAHEFEFDRIYRFRKGSGLPATIPVIEMVEIGAGGGSIARVNTLGLLKVGPDSAGADPGPVCYGRGGTEPTVTDADLVLGYLDPAFFLGGRMGLELEATKTAMEERVARPLGLSVAEAAWGIHQIVNETMASAARAHVLERGKDPSTLPMFAFGGAGPVHGYRVAQALGSPRMIVPLGAGIMSTLGFLTAPTAFDFVRPWRVALDRIDWTRAEEILGQMEGEGRALLAASGVADDAMTVERTVDMRYVGQGHEIAVGYSEDGLAEGFDRAYRQLYGRPGPPVPVEILNWRVTVSGPKPEIRLRIESVADAVVEKGTRQAYLPELDGYAEVPVLNRYGLKRGYRFSGPAIVEERESTTVIGPGAECWIDEKWNLVVEIR, from the coding sequence CAGCCGGTGGGCGCGTTGCGCGATCTCGTTCATGGCACCACGCTGGTGACGAATGCGCTGATTGAGCGCAAGGGCGATCTGACGGCGCTGATGACGACCGAGGGATTTCGCGATGCGGTCGAGATAGGGCGGGAGAATCGTTACGACCTGTACGACCTGGGTATCGAACTGCCTGTGCCGCTGGTGCCGCGGTATCTGCGCTTTGGGGTGCCGGAGAGGACGCTGGCCGATGGCGCGGTTTTGCACATCGTCGATGTGGCATTTGTGGAGAAGTTGGCGCGGGAGCTGGCAGAGCACGGAATTGTAGCGATTGCGGTTACATTTTTGAACAGCTTTGCCCATGCGGCGAATGAACGGGCTGCGCGGGAGGCGATCCTGAGGGCGGCGCCGGGGATGCGGGTTTCGATTTCGAGTGAGGTTTCGCCGACGATCCGGGAGTTTGAGCGGACCAGCACGACGATTGCGAATGTGTATGTGCAGGCGCGGGTGGAGCGGTATCTGCGCGATCTTGAGGCGCGGCTGGAACGGATGGAGTTCGGCGGCAACTTTCTGCTGATGCTCTCGAGCGGCGGCGTGGCTACGGCGGCGACGGCGATTGCGTTTCCGATTCGTCTGCTGGAGTCGGGGCCTGCGGCGGGGGCGCTGGCGGCGGCGACGTATGGAATGGCGAGCGGGCATCCCGACCTGGTGTCGTTCGACATGGGCGGGACGACGGCGAAGTTTTGCGTGATCGACGATGGGAAGCCACTCATTGCGCACGAGTTTGAGTTCGATCGCATCTACCGGTTTCGCAAGGGGTCGGGACTGCCGGCTACGATTCCGGTGATCGAGATGGTGGAGATCGGCGCGGGCGGTGGATCGATTGCGCGGGTAAATACGCTTGGGCTGTTGAAGGTTGGACCGGATTCTGCGGGGGCGGATCCGGGGCCGGTTTGCTATGGACGAGGAGGTACGGAGCCTACGGTGACCGATGCGGATCTGGTGCTGGGGTATCTGGACCCGGCGTTCTTTCTGGGTGGGCGGATGGGGTTGGAGCTGGAAGCGACGAAGACCGCGATGGAGGAGAGAGTGGCCAGACCGCTTGGCTTGAGCGTCGCGGAGGCGGCGTGGGGGATTCACCAGATTGTGAATGAGACGATGGCGTCCGCGGCGCGGGCGCATGTGCTGGAGCGTGGGAAAGATCCGTCGACGCTGCCGATGTTTGCGTTCGGTGGGGCGGGACCGGTGCATGGGTATCGGGTGGCACAGGCGCTGGGTTCGCCGCGGATGATCGTACCGCTGGGTGCGGGGATTATGAGTACGCTGGGCTTTCTGACGGCGCCGACGGCGTTCGACTTTGTCCGGCCATGGCGGGTGGCGCTGGATCGGATCGACTGGACGCGGGCGGAGGAGATTCTGGGGCAGATGGAGGGGGAGGGACGGGCGTTGCTGGCGGCCTCCGGCGTTGCGGATGACGCGATGACGGTCGAACGGACTGTCGATATGCGGTACGTCGGGCAGGGGCACGAGATCGCGGTCGGCTATTCGGAGGATGGGCTGGCGGAGGGCTTCGACAGGGCTTACCGGCAACTCTACGGCAGGCCTGGGCCGCCTGTGCCGGTGGAGATTCTGAACTGGCGCGTGACGGTGAGCGGGCCGAAGCCGGAGATTCGGCTGCGCATCGAGAGCGTTGCGGATGCGGTCGTGGAGAAGGGTACGCGGCAGGCTTACCTTCCGGAGCTCGATGGCTATGCGGAGGTGCCGGTGCTGAACCGGTATGGGCTGAAGAGGGGGTACCGCTTTAGCGGGCCGGCGATCGTCGAGGAGAGAGAGTCGACGACGGTGATTGGGCCGGGGGCGGAGTGCTGGATCGATGAGAAGTGGAATCTGGTGGTGGAGATTCGATGA